In Panicum virgatum strain AP13 chromosome 4N, P.virgatum_v5, whole genome shotgun sequence, a single window of DNA contains:
- the LOC120670208 gene encoding 60S ribosomal protein L35a-1-like — MVKGRTGQRVRLYVRGTILGYKRSKSNQYENTSLVQIEGVNTKEDVAWYAGKRLAYIYKAKTKSSETRYRCIWGKVTRPHGNSGVVRAKFKSNLPPESMGRKVRVFMYPSSI, encoded by the exons ATGGTGAAGGGACGCACGGGGCAGCGCGTCAGGCTCTACGTCCGGGGCACTATCCTCGGATACAAGAG GTCTAAGTCGAACCAGTACGAGAACACGTCGCTGGTGCAGATCGAGGGGGTGAACACCAAGGAGGACGTCGCGTGGTACGCCGGCAAGCGCTTGGCGTACATCTACAAGGCCAAGACCAAGAGCAGCGAGACCCGCTACAGGTGCATCTGGGGCAAGGTCACCCGCCCGCACGGCAACTCCGGCGTCGTCCGCGCCAAGTTCAAGTCCAACCTCCCGCCGGAGTCCATG GGACGCAAGGTCAGAGTGTTCATGTACCCGAGCAGCATCTAA